In one window of Toxotes jaculatrix isolate fToxJac2 chromosome 10, fToxJac2.pri, whole genome shotgun sequence DNA:
- the LOC121188904 gene encoding NLR family CARD domain-containing protein 3-like: DQKSSEVPSAQSAQQHQTHLDSIFVLLEENIVTFVKKELKKIQKVVSPDYPECSESQREDEEVLDSEDEEQRWGSREAFVKITVNFLRRMKQEELADCLHSRHVAPVCQRKLKSTLKKKFQCVFEGISKAGNPTLLNQIYTELYITEGGTGEVNDEHEVRQIETASRKPARPETSIRQEDIFKASPGRDGPIRTVMTKGVAGIGKTVLTQKLTLDWAEDKANQDIHFTFPFTFRELNVLKEKKFSLVELVHQFFTETKEAGLCRFEEVQVLFIFDGLDECRLPLDFHNTEILTDVTESTSVDVLLTNLIRGKLLPSARLWITTRPAAANQIPPECVDMVTEVRGFTDPQKEEYFRKRFREEEQVRRIISHIKTSRSLHIMCHIPVFCWITATVLEDVLETKEGGGLPKTLTEMYIHFLVVQSKLKNIKYDGGAETDPHWSPETRKMIESLGKLAFEQLQKGNLIFYESDLTECGIDIRAASVYSGVFTQVFKEERGLYQDKVFCFVHLSLQEFLAALHVHLTFINSGVNLLSKKKSSSQRLKIITGKFSTFYQRAVDKALQSPNGHLDLFLRFLLGLSLQTNQTLLRGLLRQTGSGPQTNQQTVQYIKKKIEETPSAEQSINLFHCLNELNDRSLVEQIQQSLSSGRLSTDELSPAQWSALVFILLSSEKDLDVFDLKKYSASEEALLKLLPVVKASNKALLSSCNLSERSCEALSSVLSSQSSSLRHLDLSNNDPQDSGVKLLSAGLKSPHCTLETLRLSSCNLSERSCEALSSVLSSQSSSLRHLDLSNNKLQDSGLKLLSAGLKSPHCTLETLRVESGGVRWLRPGLRKYFCELTIDTNTVNRKIKLSDNNRKVTHVEEDQSYPDHPDRFDQWPQLLCSNGLTGRCYWEVEWTGDVDISVSYRGIRRKGDRENCVFEWNDQSWSLSCSDDGYSVWHNNRMTSISSSSSSSSSSVSDRVAMYVDCPAGSLSFYRVSSDSLIHLYNFNTTFTEPLYPGFGLWSSGSSVSLSSL, translated from the exons gaccagaagagctcagaggttcccagtgctcagtctgcccagcagcatcaaacacacctggactccatatttgtg ctgctggaggagaacattgtcacttttgtgaagaaggagctgaagaagatccagaaggttgtgagtccagattacccagaatgctcagagagtcagagggaggatgaggaggtgttggacagtgaggatgaagagcagaggtggggcagcagagaggcttttgtgaagatcacagtgaacttcctgaggagaatgaagcaggaggagctggctgactgtctgcacagca gacatgttgctccagtttgtcaacgtaaacttaaatctactctgaagaagaagttccagtgtgtgtttgaggggatctctaaagcaggaaacccaacccttctgaatcagatctacacagagctctacatcacagagggagggactggagaggtcaatgatgaacatgaggtcagacagattgaaacagcatccaggaaaccagccagaccagaaacaagcatcagacaagaagacatctttaaagcctcacctggaagagacggaccaatcagaacagtgatgacaaagggagtggctggcattgggaaaactgtcttaacacagaagttgactctggactgggctgaagacaaagccaaccaggacatacacttcacatttccattcacgttcagagagctgaatgtgctgaaagagaaaaagttcagcttggtggaacttgttcatcaattctttactgaaaccaaagaagcaggactctgcaggtttgaagaggtccaggttctgttcatctttgacggtctggatgagtgtcgacttcctctggacttccacaacactgagatcctgactgatgttacagagtccacctcagtggatgtgctgctgacaaacctcatcagggggaaactgcttccctctgctcgcctctggataaccacacgacctgcagcagccaatcagatccctcctgagtgtgttgacatggttacagaggtcagagggttcactgacccacagaaggaggagtacttcaggaagaggttcagagaggaggagcaggtcagaaggatcatctcccacatcaagacttcacgaagcctccacatcatgtgccacatcccagtcttctgctggatcactgctacagttctggaggatgtgttggaaaccaaagagggaggagggctgcccaagaccctgactgagatgtacatccacttcctggtggttcagtccaaactgaagaatattaagtatgatggaggagctgagacagatccacactggagtccagagaccaggaagatgattgagtctctgggaaaactggcttttgagcagctgcagaaaggaaacctgatcttctatgaatcagacctgacagagtgtggtattgatatcagagcagcctcagtgtactcaggagtgttcacacaggtctttaaagaggagagaggactgtaccaggacaaggtgttctgcttcgtccatctgagtcttcaggagtttctggctgctcttcatgtccatctgaccttcatcaactctggagtaaatctgctgtcaaaaaagaaatcatcttCCCAAAGACTCAAAATAATAACAGGTAAATTTTCAACcttctaccagagggctgtggacaaggccttacagagtccaaatggacacctggacttgttcctccgcttcctcctgggtctttcactgcagaccaatcagactctcctacgaggtcttctgagacagacaggaagtggcccacagaccaatcagcaaacagtccagtacatcaagaagaagattgaagagactccctctgcagagcaaagcatcaacctgttccactgtctgaatgaactgaatgatcgttctctagtggagcaaatccaacagtccctgagttcaggacgtctctccacagatgaactgtctcctgctcaatggtcagctctggtcttcatcttactgtcatcagaaaaagatctggacgtgtttgacctgaagaaatactctgcttcagaggaggctcttctgaagctgctgccagttgtcaaagcctctaacaaagctct actgagcagctgtaacctctcagagagaagctgtgaagctctgtcctcagttctcagctcccagtcctctagtctgagacacctggacctgagtaacaatgacccgcaggattcaggggtgaagcttctgtctgctggactgaagagtccacattgtaccctggagactctcag actgagcagctgtaacctctcagagagaagctgtgaagctctgtcctcagttctcagctcccagtcctctagtctgagacacctggacctgagtaacaacaagctgcaggattcaggactgaagcttctgtctgctggactgaagagtccacactgtaccctggagactctcag ggtggagtctggtggagtccgatggttgagaccaggtctgaggaagt atttctgtgaactcaccatcgacacaaacacagtaaacagaaagatcaaactgtctgacaacaacaggaaggtgacacatgtggaggaggatcagtcatatcctgatcatccagacagatttgaccagtggcctcagctgctgtgtagtaatggtctgactggtcgctgttactgggaggtcgagtggacAGGAGATGttgatatatcagtgagttacagaggaatcagaaggaaaggagacagagaaaactgtgtgtttgaatggaacgatcagtcctggagtctgagctgctctgatgatggttactctgtttggcacaataacagaatGACAtctatctcctcctcctcctcttcatcatcttcctctgtctctgacagagtagcaATGTACGTGGattgtcctgctggctctctgtccttctacagagtctcctctgactcactgatccacctctacaacttcaacaccacattcactgaacctctgtatcctgggtttgggcTCTGGtcgtctggttcctcagtgtctctgt catcattgtga